CGGCGATCATGATCCTGCCGCTGGCTGGTACGCTGCAGCTGTCGCTGTTTCGCAACATCGAGCAGCACCAGGTCTTCGTCGGACTGGAAAACTTCCGCACCCTGTTCGGCGACCCCAACTGGTCAGTGGGTTTCTGGAATGCGCTGAGGAACAACACCTGGTTCTTCATCATCCACATGCTGGTGCAGAATCCGATCGGCGTCATGCTGGCGGCGCTGCTCTCCAGCCCCAGGCTGAGATTCGCCGTCTTCTACCGCACGGCGATCTTCGTGCCGACGATCCTGTCCTTCGTCATCGTCGGCTTCGCCTGGAAGCTGATCCTGTCGCCGCTGTGGGGCGTGGCGCCGCATATGCTTGATCTTGTCGGCCTGAAAAGCCTGTTCACGCCATGGCTGGGCAAGGAGCAATATGCGCTGACCGCGCTCAGCCTGATCTCGGTGTGGCAGTTCGTCGGCATCCCGATGATGCTGATCTACGCCGCGCTGCTGTCGATCCCCGAAGAGGTGATCGAGGCGGCTGAATGCGACGGGATCACCGGCATGTCGCAATTCTGGAAGATCAAGCTGCCGCTGATCCTGCCGTCGATCGGCATCATCTCGATCCTCACCTTCGTCGGCAATTTCAATGCCTTCGACCTGATCTACACCGCGCAAGGGGCGCTCGCCGGGCCGAACTATTCGACCGATATTCTCGGCACCTTCCTCTACCGCGCCTTCTTCGGCTTCCAGTTGCAGGTCGGCGATCCCAACATGGGCGCTGCGATCGCCACGATGATGTTCCTGATCATCCTCGGCGGCGTCTGCGTCTACCTGTTCCTCGTGCAGACGCGCCTGCGTCGCTACCAGTTCTGAGGAGCAAGAGATGAGCACGGCCACCCGTTCCCTGCCCCGCACCATCGGCGCCCACGCGATCCTGTTGACCTATACGGCGATCGCGCTGTTTCCGGTGATCCTGGTCATCATGAATTCGTTCAAGTCACGCGCCGGCATTTTTGGCGCGCCGCTCACGCCGCCGACACCAAAGACATTCGACCTGATCGGCTACACCACCGTGATCGGCCAGGGCGACTTCATCCACTATTTCCAGAACAGCCTTGTCGTCACCGTCGCCTCGCTGTTCTTCGTGCTGCTGTTCGGCGCCATGGCGGCCTTCTCGCTGTCGGAGTACCGGTTTCGCGGCAATTCGCTGATGGGTCTGTATCTGGCGCTCGGCATCATGATCCCGATCCGGCTCGGCACCGTCGCCATCCTGCAATTGATGGTGGCGAGCGGGCTGGTCAACACGCTGACGTCGCTGATCCTGGTCTACACCGCGCAAGGCTTGCCGCTGGCCGTCTTCATCCTGTCGGAATTCATGAAACAGGTGTCCGACGACCTGAAGAATGCAGGACGCATCGACGGCCTGTCGGAATACACGATCTTCTTCCGGCTGGTGCTGCCGCTGGTGCGGCCGTCGATGGCGACGGTCGCCGTCTTCACCATGATCCCGATCTGGAACGATCTGTGGTTCCCGCTGATCCTGGCGCCATCGGAAGAGACCAAGACCGTGACGCTGGGCGCGCAGCTGTTCCTCGGCCAGTTCGTCACCAACTGGAACGCGATCCTGGCCGCACTCTCGCTGGCGATCATGCCGGTGCTCATCCTCTATGTCATCTTCTCGCGGCAACTGATCCGCGGCATCACCTCCGGAGCAGTCAAGTGAGTTCGCAGAAACCTCTTCGTGTCGTCGTCGCCGGACTCGGCAATATGGGCCGCAGCCATGCGCTGGCCTATCATAACAATCCGGGCTTCGAGATCGCCGCGCTGATCAACCGCTCCGACGTGCCACTGCCGGACGGGCTTTCCGGCTACGGCATCCGCCGTTCGTTCGACGAGGCGCTGCGCGACGAAAAGCCCGATGTCGCCTGCATCGCCACCTATTCGGACAGCCATGCCGACTATGCGGTGAGGGCGTTCGAGGCCGGCTGCCATGTCTTCGTCGAAAAGCCGCTGGCAACGACAGTGGCCGATGCCAAGCGTGTCGTCGCGGCCGCCAAGGCCAACGGCAAGAAACTGGTGATCGGTTACATCCTTCGCCATCACCCGTCCTGGATCAGGCTGATCGCCGAAGCGCGCAAGCTCGGCGGCCCCTATGTGTTTCGCATGAACCTCAACCAGCAATCCTCGGGCCATACCTGGGAGACGCACAAGCAGCTGATGCAGACGACCTCGCCGATCGTCGATTGCGGCGTGCACTATCTCGACGTGATGCTGCAGATCACTGACGCCAAACCGGTCGAGGTGCGCGGCATGGGGCTGCGGCTGACCGAGGAGATCGCGCCGTCGATGTACAATTACGGCCATCTGCAGGTGCTGTTCGACGACGGTTCGGTCGGCTGGTACGAGGCCGGCTGGGGGCCGATGATTTCGGAGACGGCCTTCTTCGTGAAGGACGTGATTTCGCCCAATGGCTGCGTGTCGATCGTGATGAAGGAAGGCGTGAAGTCCGACGACATCGACACCCACACCAAGACCTCGACCATACGCCTGCACAGTGCCGCGACCGGGGCGGACGGCAAGTTCCTCAAGCAGGACGAGATGCTGTCGATGGCGGGCGAGCCCGGCCATCAGGATCTCTGCGACCTCGAACAGGCCTTCGTGCTGAAGGCGATCCGCGAGGATCTGGATCTCACCAAACACATGGACGACGCGGTGAAATCGCTCGCCGTCTGCCTTGCCGCCGACGAGAGCGTGCGCAGCGGCGCTGCCGTCAAACTCTAAGACGAGTCGAACTCTAGAACAGGGACGAAGCCGTGGGCTCGCTGAACATCGAGAACGTGAAGAAGGCCTTCGGGCCGGTCGAGGTGCTGAAGGGCATCAACCTCGAGGTGACGGATGGCGAGTTCGTCGTCTTCGTCGGCCCGTCCGGCTGCGGCAAGTCGACTTTGCTCAGGGTCATTGCCGGGCTGGAGGATTCGACCTCGGGCCGGGTGGTGATCGACGGCGTGGACGTCTCCACCATACCGCCAGCCAAACGCGGCATCGCCATGGTGTTCCAGACCTATGCGCTCTACCCGCATCTGACGGTGAAGAACAATATGGGCCTTGGCCTCAAGCAGGCAGGCACGCCGGCGGCCGAGATCGAGCGGCGCATCGGCGTCGCATCGGCGATGTTGTCGCTGGAGCCCTATCTCGGAAGGCGGCCGGCCGAACTGTCCGGCGGCCAGCGCCAGCGCGTCGCCATCGGCCGCGCCGTGGTGCGCGAGCCCAAGCTTTTTCTCTTCGATGAGCCGCTGTCGAATCTCGATGCGGCGCTGCGCGTCAACACGCGTCTGGAGATCGCGCAGCTGCATCGCCGGCTGAAGGCAACGATGATCTACGTCACCCACGACCAGGTCGAGGCGATGACGCTGGCCGACAAGATCGTGGTGCTGAACGCCGGCCGGATCGAACAGATCGGCGGGCCGATGGAACTCTACAACGCGCC
The nucleotide sequence above comes from Mesorhizobium shangrilense. Encoded proteins:
- a CDS encoding Gfo/Idh/MocA family protein encodes the protein MSSQKPLRVVVAGLGNMGRSHALAYHNNPGFEIAALINRSDVPLPDGLSGYGIRRSFDEALRDEKPDVACIATYSDSHADYAVRAFEAGCHVFVEKPLATTVADAKRVVAAAKANGKKLVIGYILRHHPSWIRLIAEARKLGGPYVFRMNLNQQSSGHTWETHKQLMQTTSPIVDCGVHYLDVMLQITDAKPVEVRGMGLRLTEEIAPSMYNYGHLQVLFDDGSVGWYEAGWGPMISETAFFVKDVISPNGCVSIVMKEGVKSDDIDTHTKTSTIRLHSAATGADGKFLKQDEMLSMAGEPGHQDLCDLEQAFVLKAIREDLDLTKHMDDAVKSLAVCLAADESVRSGAAVKL
- a CDS encoding carbohydrate ABC transporter permease; this encodes MSTATRSLPRTIGAHAILLTYTAIALFPVILVIMNSFKSRAGIFGAPLTPPTPKTFDLIGYTTVIGQGDFIHYFQNSLVVTVASLFFVLLFGAMAAFSLSEYRFRGNSLMGLYLALGIMIPIRLGTVAILQLMVASGLVNTLTSLILVYTAQGLPLAVFILSEFMKQVSDDLKNAGRIDGLSEYTIFFRLVLPLVRPSMATVAVFTMIPIWNDLWFPLILAPSEETKTVTLGAQLFLGQFVTNWNAILAALSLAIMPVLILYVIFSRQLIRGITSGAVK
- a CDS encoding ABC transporter ATP-binding protein, producing the protein MGSLNIENVKKAFGPVEVLKGINLEVTDGEFVVFVGPSGCGKSTLLRVIAGLEDSTSGRVVIDGVDVSTIPPAKRGIAMVFQTYALYPHLTVKNNMGLGLKQAGTPAAEIERRIGVASAMLSLEPYLGRRPAELSGGQRQRVAIGRAVVREPKLFLFDEPLSNLDAALRVNTRLEIAQLHRRLKATMIYVTHDQVEAMTLADKIVVLNAGRIEQIGGPMELYNAPANEFVAGFIGSPKMNFIDGARLGETAKTIGVRPEHLTVDPKSGAWKGTVVHAEHLGADTNLYLDCEKAGLITVRIFGVYDAEPGATLYATPDPARTYRFGADGKVLK
- a CDS encoding carbohydrate ABC transporter permease yields the protein MAAEIRPKRPFRWHIGIFLAPAVLVYTAIMILPLAGTLQLSLFRNIEQHQVFVGLENFRTLFGDPNWSVGFWNALRNNTWFFIIHMLVQNPIGVMLAALLSSPRLRFAVFYRTAIFVPTILSFVIVGFAWKLILSPLWGVAPHMLDLVGLKSLFTPWLGKEQYALTALSLISVWQFVGIPMMLIYAALLSIPEEVIEAAECDGITGMSQFWKIKLPLILPSIGIISILTFVGNFNAFDLIYTAQGALAGPNYSTDILGTFLYRAFFGFQLQVGDPNMGAAIATMMFLIILGGVCVYLFLVQTRLRRYQF